The nucleotide window GAGGCGAGGTTCCCCCCTCCAGCGTCCTAGCCTTAGAAAGCACCTTCCAAGATTGGTTGCGCGGTTCTATTTCTTCGCGAGCCGCTGCTTACGTGGTCAAGTCCTCCGCTGGGCAGCTAGGCCGACGCTATACGCTGATCCCGTATGCAATGCTCTTGCGCCAGGACGCTACGTCGTCACCGACACATGGTATCTACATCGCACTGTTGTTCGACGAGCACTGTCGACGCCTGTGGGTCACGTTGAACCAGGGCGTTTCTCAGTTTCGGGACCGTTTCGGGCCAAGCCGGTCGCTCGAAGCGCTGCGCCAGGGATCCGCCCTGCTTGCGGAACTTATGTCGGCGCCCGACGGCTTTGCTCAAGGCCCAATAGACCTTGCTGCCAGGTACCCCTATGGCCAGGCCTATGAGGTGGGCGCAATCTATGGCCGTTGCTTCGAGCTCGAGCGATTCGATGAATCGCAGGCCAGGACTTTTGCAGAAGCGTTGGACAACCTGCTGGCTCTTTACGAGACCATGCCCTTAGAGCTTGCACGAGATCCGTCGTTTGCCGGCGCCGTGGGCGCTGCCGCCGACGAAGAGCGCATCTTTCAGGAGACGGCAAATCGGAAGTCGTCGACAGTACCGTCCGTCGAAGTACAAGATGTGATCAAGCTACCACCAAAGCGCTCGATGCTAGGCACTCGCGTTGTGTATCAGCGCGATCCGGCAGTCGCCGCGACCGCGTTGCACTTTGCTGGACATTGCTGCGAGGCCGGCTGCGGGACCAGCCCGTTTATCGCCAGCGCTACAGGTCTTCCGTATGTAGAAGCGCATCACCTCATTCCGTTGAGCCAGCAAGGAAGCTTTCCGAATGCCAGCCTCGATGTGCCCGCAAACGTTGTAGCGCTCTGCGCTGGCTGTCACGCAAAAATCCATCTTGCAGTCAAAACCGCCAGAGAACCGTTGTTAGACGCCTTGCACGCCAAACGCTCAGAACGTCTGCGACGCAGCGGGATTGAGTGCAGCCTTCCCCTGCTCAAACGGATGTACCGACGGCATTGACGTCCTCGCGCGCAGAGAGTGCCGCCTAGCGACTACGCATCGCGGCCCCCGACAACTACTAGAAGGTCTCGACGCCGCTGCCGTAAGCCTGCCCAGTCCACCTCGCCTACTTCGGCGCCCATATCAAGTCGTCTTCACAGACTGTCGGTTGCCGCTCCATCTACCACGATGGCCAAAGCCTTTTTCTCCGCAACCATCACTTCCGAAGCTCCTTGATGAATAGGAGCAATGATGCCGTTGGATTGCACATCTCCGTGCGGCTCAATCAATGTCTGACAACGTGGAAATCGTACTCGTCGCAGGCACCCGAGCCCGCACGCATCTGCTGAGCTTGTCGCTTGCCGGAGTGCGCAGAGGATGCGTTGCGGGCTGACTTGACCTTGAAGGCAACGCCTGATGCCTCAAGCGACTTGTACATCAGCACTTTCGCATCGACCTTCGCCGAAGGAATCACACCAAAGCGGATGTACATATGCAGCTCATCAGCGTCCGTATCGGCCATGTTGGCCCACACCTTGCCCAAGGAGCTGGCAAAAACGTCCTGGCCTGTGTGTTCCAGCTGCACGCCAGCGCTGTAGTCCACGGTCGCAGGTCCACCCAAGAACCAATTACGCAACCACTGGTCTTGCACGTAAGTGCGCATTCCATAGTAGGGGGGAGATGTCACCACCACCGAATGGTTTCGACCCGATGGAAGGCTCGCTGCAACCGTCGAGTCGCCGCGCACGACATTAGTGTGTGCGGCCTTGGGCAACGCTTTGGATGCGGCGATGAGCTTTAGCTTGCGCTCAAGGACGCCGACAACGTCAACCTCAGGGGCGACCATATTCCGTTTGGCCCAGAAGTCCACCGCATAGTCGGGCTTGGGCGCAAAGGTGCGCGGCATCTGATTCGAGAAATACGAGGATGCGCCGCTAACCAATAGCGGACCGTGCAGGCACCCCAAGACGGCGGCCTTCAGCATTACCGTCTCATCGGTGTCCTCGATCTCGAGAAGCCCCTCTCGTAACGCGCAGATTTGCTGCAGCGTCTTGCGGTGATACGCCGCCTTGAAGAACTTGCTTTGCGGAACATGCTCGGGCTTGATCGCAAGAATCAGTAACTGGGCCAGACACAGCGCGTCCTCGGCCGTGGAGTTGGAAAGCTTTGCCTTCGCGATTGCCACAGCGACCGGCGACGTGTCGATGCCCCAGCTTTCAAGTCCAAGAGTGCGTGCGGCGAACAGCGTCGTACCCCGACCACAAAATGGATCCACAACTACCGGCTTTGCCGCCCGATGCTTCCGAAGAACCTTCAGCGGGTATTCCAAAGGGAACATCGTGAAGTACGGGCAGATGGCGTTTAGCGCAAAGGAGGGGTTGTAGGCAAGAGGGCGCATTGGGGAAAATTCGCAGTGCTCCAAGTGTAGTCGCCGATGGCTATCTGCGACAGGAGATCCCCTTGCCGCTCATTTAACCGTCACAGTCCCTTGGATTCGCAGGCCAGTACCGTGTAGCCGAAAAGCGGATGCTGGTGAATTCCGCTCTCAGCCTTGAGCTAGCACCCGGAAACCTCAAAAGCGAGAACCCCGCGCCCAAGTCGAAGCGCACACCTTGGCGGCCATGCGGCAAGGGCGCCTCTCAAACGGCCAAGGCAATTCCTCGGCGCCCAATACAGCTCCAGGCAAAACTCGACATAAGTACTGATAGGTTGCGGAGCGATTCACTCGCTGAGCGGGCCGCACGCCCACGCCTCCACAGCGAAAGGCTGGAGTTAATAGTCAATCTCAAGGGGTACAGAACGCACGCATGGAACATTGCTCTACACATCCAGTTCGCGCCGCTACGGCCCCTGTCCACCGGGCTGCTGCTTCGCGGAAGTCACCCCGCTGGACGGACCCACTCTGCGAAACCCCCGGTCCCGCGCCATGAACGCCTCCAGCATGTGCGGAACCAGTGCCATGGCATCCACAGCCTCCCCATAGGTCTGCGCATGCAGCGCTGCATACCGGTCCAGCTCAGCCTTGAGACTTGCTGTGCATGTGAAGGTCAGCTTGACGCTCTCCGTCCTGGGCAGCGGCCCCAGCCGCAATTTCCTCGGCGTGCTCATCGCGTCCCTCCTCTGCCGCCATTGACGAACAACGGCTGGTAGGGCCTCAGCACCAGATCCCGGTTCACGATCACCCGCACCGCCAGCCCCGGTCGCGCGGTCAGCGTCGGCTGCAGGTTCAGGTTGCGCCGCGTCATCTCCTGCCCCACCTGGTTCACGCTGTCCTGCAGCCCATCACGCCCCGCGATCACCACACGGTTGCCGTTCTGCCGGTTCTCGGGAGCGGCCAGTTCGGCGCCCACCCCCAGCAAGGTCGTCAGCGCCGCCCCCGCGACCACCCGTCCCCAGTGCCAGTCCACCCCATCCTCCAGTCCAGCGCGCCCCGCCGGATCGGTGCCCACGAGGTTGTCGAGCGCCAGCGACGAAGTGTCCGGCAGGACAATACGGCTCCACACCATCTGCACCCGGCTCTGCCCGTAGCTCACCTGGCTGTTGTAGCGACCCAGGATGCGCGAGCCTTGCGGGATCAACAGATGTCTTCCTGTGGCCGTGTCGTAGACCGGCTCCGTTACGGTGGCGATCACGTCTCCCGGCAGGTCCGACTGGATCCCCGTCACCAGTGCTGCCGGAATCACCGTCCCGGCCATCACCTGGTAGGGTGAGGAAGGCATCTGCAGGCTTCCTGAATTCCGGGTTTCCGTGGAACCGCCTTTCAGGAAGGCTTCCTTCTGCTCCTGCCGGTTCTGATTAGCCGTGGGATCCGCGGGCTGCGCCGCGGTCGAGGCAGGCCCCGCCCCCAATGGATCGAATCCCGCCAGCCCCGATGCCGCCGCAGGTGTTGCCATCGCCACGGACTGCGCCGCCCCCTGCCCTGCCTGCGCTCCCCCCGTGCGGAAAAACACCGGCGAGCCTGCTGCCGCTTCGGCCTCCTTGCGCAGCGCATCCGCAGGATCATGGCCCGGTGGCGCATAGCCTGGCTCCACCGGCCCCTGCGCCTTCACGATGGCCGGCCCCAGATCCCCCGGCAACGGAGGTCCGAGCCGGGGCACCTCTGGCGGCCGCAGTCCGCCGTAGTCGGCCGGCAACCGGTCCAGCCCTTCGGACTTTGACACCCGATCGACGTTGTAGAGCTCCGAGGGATTCGCGCCACGCCGGTGGCTGCCCTGCAGCGACCAGATGGTGGCGCCCAGCACGGCGGCAGCCAGCAAACCCACAAGAACAGCCAGCATGCGCCGGTTCAGCCGCGTCACGGGTCGTGGCGCGGCGCGCAGCGCCACCGATTCGGGGGTGACCTTGGCCGGTTGCGGCGGAGCGGCGGCGTTGGAAGAGTCGCGGCTGTCCATGGTCAAAGCCGTCCACCTACGCCGTCCGTGCGCTCGATGCGCACCACGTCGCCATCCCGGCCCCCGCCTCCACCCAGGCGCAGCTCGGCCGAGCCGAACAACCGGTCCACGATGTAGTACGGCGGCCGGAAGCGGTAGTTCACCAGCTGTCCGCCCCCTTGCGCCCCGATCACGAACAAGGGTGGCAGCTCGCCCTGAGCGATGCCGGCCGGGAACTGGATGTAGACCTTCTCGCCGTCATCAAAGGCACGCAGCGGCTTCCAGGCCGGGTTGCCACCACCGATGGCGTAACGAAAACGCAGCTTCTCCAGCGACAGGCCGCTCTCGATGGGAGCCGCCGCCTGGGCTGCCTGCGCCTGGCGCTGCAGGGCCAGCATCTTGTCCTTCGGGTACTCCCAGGACACCGAGGCCATCCAGGCCTTCTCGGTGGAGGTCAGCTCGACCAGGTAGGTGCGCCGGCTCGTGGTGATGACCAGGTTGGTCTTGAGCCCGGAGCGGATCGGCTTGACCAGCACCTTCACGCGCAGCGAATCGCCCGCGCCGCTGGCCGTATCGCCCACGATCCAGCGCACGGTGTCGCCGGCGGCGACCGTCACCAGTTCCTCGCCGAGCTGCAGCGCGATGGCCGTCACCCGGCCCGGCGCCGCATAGACCTGGTACAGCGCCCCGTCGGTGTAGGGCCAAACCTGGATGGCATTCACGTAGCCCTCACGTGTGGGTGCTACGCGGGCCTCAGCGTTGGCGCGCGCCACGCGGGCTTTTTCGTCGGTGGACTCGGGGGCGGGTTGTGCCCCGCCGCCCTTGGGCAGGGGCTTCATCTGCGCAGGCATGGGCAGCACCTCGGGCACGGCCACGACCTCGATGGGCTTGGGAGGCTCGGGCAAGGCCTGGGCCTGGATGGGCTCATCGAGCGCAATCGATGGGGGAGGTTTGCCCTGGGTTCCGCAGCCCGTGGCCAGGACGGCCAGCAGGGCCAGCGGCAGGGCGCGGTAGGGGATTCGTGCATTCATGGTTTCTTCACTCCTTCGCTGGCATCGAGTTCCCGGCTCCAGGACAGGCCGTTGACGTAGATGCCCAATGGGTTCTTGCGCAGGCGCTCTTCGCTGCGCGGGGCCTGCAGCACGATGGACAGCACGGCCGTCCAGCGCTCCAGCCCTGCCGCCTCGCCATTGACGTAGCGCCGCTCGGTCCAGCGCACCTGGAACGAGGCATCGCTGGCGCGCACCACGCTGTTGATGGCCACGGTCACCGAGTGCTGCCCGATGCGCGAGAACGGGTCCGCAACCCGCGCGTAGTCATTGAGCGTCGCCGCCCCCTTGTCCGTGGTGTAGTCGTAGGCTTCCAGCCAGTTCTGCCGTACCACGATGGGATCGATGGACAGCGAGCGCACGTCGGTGATGAAGCGCGCCAGGTGAAAAGCAATCTGCGCATCGCTCGGCTGGTACGGCGTGGCCGCCTCGCCCACCGCGCGCACCTGCCCGGCCTGGTCCACCTCAATGACGTAGGGTGTCACGATGGACTGGGCCGAGCGCCAGACCAAGCCGCCCGCCATCAAAAGGGCCAACGCCAGGGAACCAAAAGCCATGAGCCGCCAGTTCCGGGCCTGCACCCGGGCCGAGCCGATGCGCTGGTCCCAGGCCTGTCCGGCCGCCTGGTAGGGGGTGACGGGCTCGGGGGTTTCCGAATACCGCCGCTGGGGTCGTTGGAATCGCATGGCAGCCCTCCTCAAGGATTAGATTCATCGCGCAGGCTCGGAGCAACGCCGCCGCCCGCATGGTCGCCGGCACGGATGGCATGCACGGCCGTGGTGGCCGCCTGCGTGGCCTGCTGGCGCCGCCGCATGCGCCGGGCCCAACCCGGCTCAGACACAGGTGCCGGGGGCGCCACATCCTCGGCACCACCCACAGAAGCGGTCTCCCCAGGGGGTGACACGGCTTCGGAGACAAACCCCGCCGCGCGGTCCTTGATCGCCTGGACTCCAGCCGCCACCCGCTGGCCCACCGCGCTGGCGCCAGTCTTCGCGGCATGGCCCACGCCCGCACCAGCCGCGCGGACGCCCTCCGCCCCCGAAGCTGCGGCACCTGCCTGGTAGGCCGACTTCATGCTGCCCGCCGCTGCCTGGGCGGTCCGCGCCACGGCGGCACCGCCACCAATAGCCGCCTTCGCGGCTCCTGGCGCCATGCGCGCACCAGCCGCCACCGCAGAACCCGCGCCCGCCACGGCCGCGCCACCAGCGACGGCCAGCCCTCCCGCTCCCAGCGCCGTGCCCGCCACCGCACCGGCGCCCAGCTGCGGCCCGCCCGACACCAGCCCCGTCGCGATCCCCGGCCCGAAGATCCCCAGGCCCAGCATCGCCAGCGCCGCCAGCATGATGACCAGCGCATGGTCGATGGACGGCTCGGCTCCCGGTGCCGTCGTGAATTCAGCGAACAGCCCCGAACCAATCCCCACAATCACGGCCAGCACGAGCACCTTGATGCCCGAGGACACCACGTTGCCCAGCACCTTCTCCGCCAGGAAGCTGGTCTTGTTCCACAGCGCGAACGGCACCAGCACGAAGCCCGCGAGCGTGGTCAGCTTGAACTCCAGCAGCGTGACGAACAGCTGCACTGCGAGCACGAAGAAGGCTACGATCAACACCAGCCAGGCCAGAAACAGCACGGCGATGGTGTCGAGGTTGGCGAACACCTCGGGAAATCCCACCAGCTCGCTGATCTGCGCCATGATGGGCCGCCCGGCATCGATGCCGACCTTGGCCAGGCGCCCGGGCTGCAGCAGCTGTGCCTGCGTCATTCCGGAACCCGAGGCTGTGAGCCCCAGCCCGGCGAAGGACCGGAACACGATCCCGGCCAGCTGATTGAAGTTGCCCAGGATGTAGGCGAACGCCCCCACGTACAGCACCTTCTTGACCAGCCGCGCGATCACGTCCTCGCCCTGCCCTGACGCATGGCTCATGGCCCAGTACAGCCCCGCCAGCGTCACGTCTATCCCCACCAGCGTGGCCGTCAGGAATTGCACCTCGCCGCCCAGCAGCCCGAACCCCGAGTCGATGTAGCGCGAGAACACATCCAGAAAGCGGTCAATGACCGCGACGTCGTTCATGGCGCCTTGTCCTGCGCGGCCGATGCCTCGGGCGCGGGAGCCTGGGCCGGCGTATATGGCGTCCCGCCGCCCATGAAGCGCCGCCGCGTGGCCTCGGCCACCGCATTGCACTGTGCGTCGCCCACCTTGGCATGGTGGGCCTTGCACTGCGCACGCAGTTCCTTGAGCCGCGCGGGATCGGCGACCAGGGACTCCGCGGATTCGATGGGGACCGGCTTGCCGCAGCCGGCGAGCACCAACGCAACGGCGCCCAGAAGGAACAGCTTGTTCATGGCCTTCCCCCTCATTGCCCGTAGAAGCCCACGGCCACCGGGGTGTAGGGCGTGCCCTCGCCCTGGAAGCGCCGCCGCACCTCACGCGCCCGCTCCTGCACCGCCACCTGGCGGGCCTGTTCCAGGGCAGCAGCCCGGTCCTGGGTGATCTGCAGCTGCTGCGCCTGCATGGCCTGGCGGGACTGCAGCGCGAGCAACTGATTCGTGGCCTGCATCGCCTGCAGCGCGCCCACGGCCGACTGGCTGCGGTTCACCAGATCCGTGAGCGTGCGCTCGTCGCTCGCGAAGTTGCGCACCGCCTGCGACTGCACCTGGGTGGCAGTGCGCAGTGCTTCGAGCGACTGCTGCCAGCGCTCGCGCGCATCAATCGCCATCTGCTGGCCCGACACGGTGGCGGAGTATTCCTTCGGATAGAGCCTCCGGAACTCGGCCTCCATGTGCGCCATGTCGAACGCCAGCCCCTGGGCCTGCCGGATGAGTTCGTTCGTCGCGGCCAGCGCCGCACGCAGCTCCCCCAAGGCGCTGTGATCCAGGCTCGCGAGGTTGCGCGCCTGGTTCTGCAGCTGCTTGATCTGGTTGTTGATCTGCTCCAGCGTGCGCGCGGCCGTGAGCACGTTCTGCGAATAGTTCGAGGGATCGAACACGATGCGCCCGCCGCCCAGGAAGGCTTGGGCGGGCATGGCGGTGCCGAGTGCCAGCGCAGCGGCAAGCGTAAGCGCCGCCTTGCGGCGAAGGAACAGGGACTTCAAAAGCATGGCAGGACTCCTTCAGGTGGTTGGAAACGGTGGAAACGTGGGAATGAGTTCGGCGGCCCAGTCCAGGCCCCGGTGGCGCAGCCAGCCGGCCGCGAAGCCGGACGGCGTGCCAGAATCAACGAGGGACTCCTGGATCCGGTCCATTGCGCGTTGATCCTCGGGCGAGGACGCCCCCGCGAAGGCCAGCGCCACGGGCCCCAGCCCCAGGTCGAACACCCGGTTGCCCAGCCGCGACTGGTAGTAGTAGTCGCGCTTGGGCGTTGCCTGGGCCACGATCTCGATCTGCCGGCCGTTGAGCCCGAAGCCCTCGTAGACCGCGCGGATCTGCGGCTCGAAGGCCTGCGGGTTGGGCAGGAAGATGCGGCTCGCGCAGCTCTCCACGATGGCCGGCGCGATGCTGGAATCGCGGATGTCGGCGAGCGACTGCGTGGCGAAGACCACCGACACGTTCTTCTTGCGCAGCGTCTTGAGCCACTGGCGAATGCGCGCCGCGAACACCGGGTCGTCCAGGAACAGCCAGGCCTCGTCGAGGATCAGCAGCGTGGGCGCGCCATCGAAGCGCTCCTCGAAGCGCGCAAACAGGTAGGACAGCACGGCCAGCGTGGCCGCGCGGCTGGGCATCAGCTCTTCCATCTCGAAGCACTGCACGGGCGAAGAACCGAGCCGGTCCACGTCCGCATCGAGCAGTTGCCCATGCGCACCGCCCAGCACATAGGGCTGCAGTGCCTGGCGCAAGGCGTTTGACTGCAACAGCACCGACACGCCCGTGAGGGTGCGCTGCTCCACCGGGGCGCTGGCGAGGCTGGCCAGGGCCGACCACACAGCGTCGCGCTCGGCCGGTCCCACGGCCACACCCTCGTGCGCGATGCGCCCTTCAACCCACTCCGCGGCCCAGGCGCGGTAGCCATCCCGGTCGATGCGCGCCAGCGGCTGGAATGCGATCCGCCCGTCGGGCCCGAGGTCGTAGTGCTCACCGCCCAGCCCCAGCACCGTGGCCCGCATCGAGCGTCCCATGTCGAAGGCCAGGACGCGCCCGCCCGGGTAGCGCCGGAACTGCAACGCCAGGGTGGCCAGCAGCACCGACTTGCCCATGCCCGTGGGGCCAACCACCAGCGTGTGGCCCACGTCGCCGATGTGCGTGACCAGCCGGAACGGCGTCGCGCCATCGGTGCGCGTCACGATCAGCGGCGGGCCATCCAGGTGCGCATTGAGCTCCTGCCCCGCCCACACGGCCGACACTGGCATCAGGTGCGCGAGGTTCAGCGTCGAGACAATGGGCTGGCGCACGTTGGCGTACACATGGCCCGGGAGGGAGGACAGCCAGGCCTCAACCGCGTTCAGGGTCTCGGGGATGGTCACGAAGCCCCGCCCCTGGATGGTCCGCTCCACAGCCCGCAGCTTCTCGTCGGCGGCCGTGGCATCGGCGTCAAGCACCACGACCGTGGCCGTCACGTAGCCGAATGCCACCTGATCGCCACCCAGTGCCTGCAGCGCCGCATCGGCGTCCTGCGCCTTGTTGGCGGCATCCGAATCCACCAGCGGGCTCTCCTGCTGGAACACGGTCTCGCGCAGCAGCGCCACGATGTTCTTGCGCTTGGCGAACCACTGGCGGCGCAGGCGGGCCAACTCCTTCTCCGCCTCGGCCTTGTCCAGGCAGAGAAAGCGCGTGCACCAGCGGTAGCCAAAGCCCAGTCGATTAAGATCGTCCAGGATCCCCGGCCAAGTCGAGGTCGGAAAACCCCGCACCGTGAGCACCCGCAGGTGCCGGCTCCCTAGCATGGGCGCGAGACCGCCCACCAGCGGCTCGTCGGCCAGCAGCGCATCGAGGTGCATGGGCACCTCGGGCATGGC belongs to Acidovorax sp. YS12 and includes:
- a CDS encoding DUF3578 domain-containing protein, whose product is MNDVTETSTSQLVRTLNTISSRYIADTRQLDKTGLREQRWRRRGEVPPSSVLALESTFQDWLRGSISSRAAAYVVKSSAGQLGRRYTLIPYAMLLRQDATSSPTHGIYIALLFDEHCRRLWVTLNQGVSQFRDRFGPSRSLEALRQGSALLAELMSAPDGFAQGPIDLAARYPYGQAYEVGAIYGRCFELERFDESQARTFAEALDNLLALYETMPLELARDPSFAGAVGAAADEERIFQETANRKSSTVPSVEVQDVIKLPPKRSMLGTRVVYQRDPAVAATALHFAGHCCEAGCGTSPFIASATGLPYVEAHHLIPLSQQGSFPNASLDVPANVVALCAGCHAKIHLAVKTAREPLLDALHAKRSERLRRSGIECSLPLLKRMYRRH
- a CDS encoding site-specific DNA-methyltransferase, translating into MRPLAYNPSFALNAICPYFTMFPLEYPLKVLRKHRAAKPVVVDPFCGRGTTLFAARTLGLESWGIDTSPVAVAIAKAKLSNSTAEDALCLAQLLILAIKPEHVPQSKFFKAAYHRKTLQQICALREGLLEIEDTDETVMLKAAVLGCLHGPLLVSGASSYFSNQMPRTFAPKPDYAVDFWAKRNMVAPEVDVVGVLERKLKLIAASKALPKAAHTNVVRGDSTVAASLPSGRNHSVVVTSPPYYGMRTYVQDQWLRNWFLGGPATVDYSAGVQLEHTGQDVFASSLGKVWANMADTDADELHMYIRFGVIPSAKVDAKVLMYKSLEASGVAFKVKSARNASSAHSGKRQAQQMRAGSGACDEYDFHVVRH
- a CDS encoding DUF2274 domain-containing protein, producing MSTPRKLRLGPLPRTESVKLTFTCTASLKAELDRYAALHAQTYGEAVDAMALVPHMLEAFMARDRGFRRVGPSSGVTSAKQQPGGQGP
- a CDS encoding TrbI/VirB10 family protein, which translates into the protein MDSRDSSNAAAPPQPAKVTPESVALRAAPRPVTRLNRRMLAVLVGLLAAAVLGATIWSLQGSHRRGANPSELYNVDRVSKSEGLDRLPADYGGLRPPEVPRLGPPLPGDLGPAIVKAQGPVEPGYAPPGHDPADALRKEAEAAAGSPVFFRTGGAQAGQGAAQSVAMATPAAASGLAGFDPLGAGPASTAAQPADPTANQNRQEQKEAFLKGGSTETRNSGSLQMPSSPYQVMAGTVIPAALVTGIQSDLPGDVIATVTEPVYDTATGRHLLIPQGSRILGRYNSQVSYGQSRVQMVWSRIVLPDTSSLALDNLVGTDPAGRAGLEDGVDWHWGRVVAGAALTTLLGVGAELAAPENRQNGNRVVIAGRDGLQDSVNQVGQEMTRRNLNLQPTLTARPGLAVRVIVNRDLVLRPYQPLFVNGGRGGTR
- the trbG gene encoding P-type conjugative transfer protein TrbG, with product MNARIPYRALPLALLAVLATGCGTQGKPPPSIALDEPIQAQALPEPPKPIEVVAVPEVLPMPAQMKPLPKGGGAQPAPESTDEKARVARANAEARVAPTREGYVNAIQVWPYTDGALYQVYAAPGRVTAIALQLGEELVTVAAGDTVRWIVGDTASGAGDSLRVKVLVKPIRSGLKTNLVITTSRRTYLVELTSTEKAWMASVSWEYPKDKMLALQRQAQAAQAAAPIESGLSLEKLRFRYAIGGGNPAWKPLRAFDDGEKVYIQFPAGIAQGELPPLFVIGAQGGGQLVNYRFRPPYYIVDRLFGSAELRLGGGGGRDGDVVRIERTDGVGGRL
- a CDS encoding conjugal transfer protein TrbF, which gives rise to MRFQRPQRRYSETPEPVTPYQAAGQAWDQRIGSARVQARNWRLMAFGSLALALLMAGGLVWRSAQSIVTPYVIEVDQAGQVRAVGEAATPYQPSDAQIAFHLARFITDVRSLSIDPIVVRQNWLEAYDYTTDKGAATLNDYARVADPFSRIGQHSVTVAINSVVRASDASFQVRWTERRYVNGEAAGLERWTAVLSIVLQAPRSEERLRKNPLGIYVNGLSWSRELDASEGVKKP
- the trbL gene encoding P-type conjugative transfer protein TrbL, with amino-acid sequence MNDVAVIDRFLDVFSRYIDSGFGLLGGEVQFLTATLVGIDVTLAGLYWAMSHASGQGEDVIARLVKKVLYVGAFAYILGNFNQLAGIVFRSFAGLGLTASGSGMTQAQLLQPGRLAKVGIDAGRPIMAQISELVGFPEVFANLDTIAVLFLAWLVLIVAFFVLAVQLFVTLLEFKLTTLAGFVLVPFALWNKTSFLAEKVLGNVVSSGIKVLVLAVIVGIGSGLFAEFTTAPGAEPSIDHALVIMLAALAMLGLGIFGPGIATGLVSGGPQLGAGAVAGTALGAGGLAVAGGAAVAGAGSAVAAGARMAPGAAKAAIGGGAAVARTAQAAAGSMKSAYQAGAAASGAEGVRAAGAGVGHAAKTGASAVGQRVAAGVQAIKDRAAGFVSEAVSPPGETASVGGAEDVAPPAPVSEPGWARRMRRRQQATQAATTAVHAIRAGDHAGGGVAPSLRDESNP
- a CDS encoding EexN family lipoprotein, whose translation is MNKLFLLGAVALVLAGCGKPVPIESAESLVADPARLKELRAQCKAHHAKVGDAQCNAVAEATRRRFMGGGTPYTPAQAPAPEASAAQDKAP
- the trbJ gene encoding P-type conjugative transfer protein TrbJ, with product MLLKSLFLRRKAALTLAAALALGTAMPAQAFLGGGRIVFDPSNYSQNVLTAARTLEQINNQIKQLQNQARNLASLDHSALGELRAALAATNELIRQAQGLAFDMAHMEAEFRRLYPKEYSATVSGQQMAIDARERWQQSLEALRTATQVQSQAVRNFASDERTLTDLVNRSQSAVGALQAMQATNQLLALQSRQAMQAQQLQITQDRAAALEQARQVAVQERAREVRRRFQGEGTPYTPVAVGFYGQ
- a CDS encoding conjugal transfer protein TrbE, with the translated sequence MLNLAEYRRRPALLADWLPWAGLVAPGVVLNKDGSFQRTARFRGPDLDSATPGELIATSARLNNALKRLGSGWALFVEAERHEAAGYPRSRFPEPLSWLVDEERRAAFEEAGSHFESGYHLTLLYLPPEDARSRAGNLLYEHRKAEGVDWRERLGAFVAETDRFLDLLDGVVPELDWLSDGQTLTYLHGTVSTCSQAVAMPEVPMHLDALLADEPLVGGLAPMLGSRHLRVLTVRGFPTSTWPGILDDLNRLGFGYRWCTRFLCLDKAEAEKELARLRRQWFAKRKNIVALLRETVFQQESPLVDSDAANKAQDADAALQALGGDQVAFGYVTATVVVLDADATAADEKLRAVERTIQGRGFVTIPETLNAVEAWLSSLPGHVYANVRQPIVSTLNLAHLMPVSAVWAGQELNAHLDGPPLIVTRTDGATPFRLVTHIGDVGHTLVVGPTGMGKSVLLATLALQFRRYPGGRVLAFDMGRSMRATVLGLGGEHYDLGPDGRIAFQPLARIDRDGYRAWAAEWVEGRIAHEGVAVGPAERDAVWSALASLASAPVEQRTLTGVSVLLQSNALRQALQPYVLGGAHGQLLDADVDRLGSSPVQCFEMEELMPSRAATLAVLSYLFARFEERFDGAPTLLILDEAWLFLDDPVFAARIRQWLKTLRKKNVSVVFATQSLADIRDSSIAPAIVESCASRIFLPNPQAFEPQIRAVYEGFGLNGRQIEIVAQATPKRDYYYQSRLGNRVFDLGLGPVALAFAGASSPEDQRAMDRIQESLVDSGTPSGFAAGWLRHRGLDWAAELIPTFPPFPTT